ATTCTAGCACGCTATATCAACAACTACATATGTGTGgcccagttagttatagtattaattcaatgattaaatttatcatttattttcacCTTATAATGATGATTTAATAAGGTACCATAATCGAGGTTCTAAATTTTTGTTTCGATTAAAACATCCAAATCTCAAGCGATTGACGATGTGGTTGTGATTGCGTTTTGATGTGTCTtctctctgtgttttttttaaggagATGATAATGTAGAGAGACACTAAAAGAACTAATGATTAATCAATGAGCTAATTGACCAAACTACCTTGTTGTCTCAGTCTTTGAAATGAACTTTGCTTTTAGTTTGTGGCAACTGCAATAAGGAAacttttcatatataatttgtGTAACTATAGTTGATGTTCCACTCTTATCGAGTATAGAGggttcaaagattttttttaccTTACATTTCGAAGTTCTTTGCCAATTGAAACTCGAAAGCACTACATCAACAAGTACATGTAGTGGTCCACTTGattaaactattaattaaattaactattttctttttgacttaagatttttttcattaatttcaaataaaatacaCAACATAATTATGTTGTCTGATTCAACACACGCTTTAAATTTATTCATGGAGTTCCTCTATTCAAcccttttccttcttcttgttGATATATATCTCGTTTCTACACGTCTTCTCTTTGTAATTCTCGAACTTGTAGTGAGTTACCTACTAGAGTTTGAAAATGTCAAATCTTTAATGATTCTATCAATTGATCAGTTGCGAAAAGCTTCTAATATATATTCTACATCTGAACTGAATTATTTATGGTTAGAGaatattattctctttttaattcTATGGAACAATATTAAGAGATTCTATAGAAGAAATGCCTTTAGTGGCAACGTGCTATGGGTTgggcttaaattttttaaaattatatatagtgGTGATTTATCATGCTTTGCAAATTAAATGCAGATCCATTGGTTTAATTGCATGATATTACAAGTTGAGTAATTATGTTATAAGAAGAATTAAAGTTCTTTAAAatgtaatgtaacttttaaaattaccattgaatttgagatattcattattaaatttcgatctattggtaattttaaaagtcatattacatttgaaatgatacaaataaactctaatccTCCTTATAGTATTATTTTTACATGTGAATGCATGATTAGTGAAACAGTCATTGTTTGTTTTGATGGTGTATAATGACCTGGCGATTTAAATTATTGCTCCTAATCATCTTTCTTATAATATTAGTGATGAACAGTAAGACAGGACAGATGCATGTATAATAAAACTTTGCTTTTCCTTTGTAACTTTGAACTTTGACACGCAACCCTCTCATCTTTTGAGGTTCTCAATGTTGCCACCTATATGCACTAAGGGTATTGCTTCAATTCACTCTGATAAGAAGCAAAAATTGGATAAAACAATTAAGGgtattaattgaataattttatcttattttgagattacaaaaaattaaattatacatCTCTCatttcatgaaaataaaataatccttATCAGCTTAAGCGGTCGAGCAACGGGTGGCGGAATTGGATGTCTTGGCACCGTGATTGTATATTttctgtccttttttttttttttttccggggGGGGGAGGCATTTTTGCTGCCTATTTAGCGttgaaatttaaataaatttatctaTTATAGGGAGAAATAGGAGGATTTTCcttagaaattaattaagacgTGGCAATCATATCAGAAATGACTTCATAGCTAGCCGGCCACTACGCGCTGTTGTGATGACCTTTGTGTCGCTCTCACTGCGCGGAGCATTGCGACAAGGTGACATGCCACATGCACGAACATCTCGTTCACGTACGTTCACAGTTCACGCTGTAATACGATAGATGGACAGCTCATCCCAAGCTTTTGGAGTTCTcgctttttcaaaaataagtgATGATCTACGACGTCGTGATATGATTTAATCACCACCAGCAgtagattttctttttgttgtcttactaatatttatttttaataaattttgttattttaggtCATAGAATTTTGGGATTGGAAAATTTTTAAGGTTAACTAATTTTGTAGCTGATTTCCTTGCAAGTTTTGTCAAGAAATTAAGAGAAGCAAATTAAGCTCAAGTATACATCATTAGTGGATGAATTGATATACATTAATGTTGAACTGTGTCATTAATTAGTCTTACATCATATGCATGTTCCAAGAAACATTATAGAATGAAGCAAAAGGCTTGGGGTTTTAGTCAGATATGTCAAGTGCCAGGCACTCGCTTGCAGTACTATTTGACCAAAGTACTAGTTCGTGTAAATGTCTTATTTTAAAGAGTTTGGCTtgctttcttttaattattagtgTTTTTGTTATTACCGTGcgcaacaatgatgaataatatagaatcgaaaataaataaaacaaaagaaaatcgaGACAGATTTACATAGTTCGGTAAAGTACCTACGTCCATAGGAGAGTACGGTTATATTTCACTATTAATGACTCATGGTTACAACTTaattaacatataaaaaaattccaattctATTGATGTATTTTGAAAAACTCCAAAATACCCCACAGATTACTCAGCCAACCAGTATTACTCTCTGAATGAATATAAACCACTAGTTATAACAGTTTTTTATGCATTTTGATTTGATGGGGTTTGTTGGGTGAACATGCAGATTTTGATCTTTAAACACATCATTATCATCGCACCCTGGATATATAGTGGATGTTCCCTAGAGATCTAAACCGATCGAATGCAGCTTATAAGATGTATGCATGTGCTGGCAACTTCTGCTTctctaaattttatatattatatatatctttcaaTTGAGAATTGAGTGGTGATTAATTTGCGTATATATCAGATTAGGCTTTTCTAGTCACATATTTCACCTTTTTACCAAAGTTCTGCCTTTTTGTCAGAGGCAATGGTTGGATATTAGGGAATTCACGAAGCTGCGAAGTaggagctaggattttggcattttttggCTTACGGAATTAGTACGAGTTTCAATGATTAATTAGGGTGGTCAATGGATAATGACAATGTACAAGGTAGGTATAGTATCTTTTGTTTTCGATAAACGAGGAATTAAGGAGATCCTTTTGTAGATGCAGGCTGTTGTTGTGCGTTATGATGTGTTGCCACTTGCCAACTAAAAGTTTATAGGGTCTCTTTGCTGATAATGATACCTACCACTAATTAATCTtcaataattgaaagaattctAGATCGAAACGCTGCATCCATGAACTTTGATTGGGTAGTTTTATCGCGTATCCTTAAGTTAGGCAACAAATTTGTATTGATTGGTCAGCTTGCTTGTTGTTTGATACTAGTTAAGATGTGGAAGCATATTTTGATAGGGAAAAAATTAAGCTTATAAACTTCCATAGCATGCGCAGTCTCCGACCAGCAGTGCTATCCgatactaaataaataaaaacaattaagcaacaaaagtttatatatagatttaattgtttagtaacTGACGTGATAAGTGATATACATAAACTATCatatcaatttgtaagaaacttATAGTAAAAGCCGTAATAATATCTCTATCAACCCTTATTTAGctacaagaagaagaagaagctatatatgttcttaagcCAGATTTTGTACCCGAGCAATTTATCTCACTTTGTCAATGTGGCACTGCCAATCAACCATTTGATTCatcattgtaaaaaaaaacaaacaaacaaaaaaaaagggaaaaaagtaCATATACTCTTCAAACTACGATttcattgtcaatgttccccgaCCCCAAATTACTAATTGTGTCAATCTTAATTAGATGTGcaataaaggaaataaaagtgAGGTGTATAACATTACccattaatttatattttcattcacaTTATGGGATTCAATGTTGCATATTAGATATACAACTTCGAATTCTTTTTCAGCTGGTAGACTCCACAGTGTTTTTTTATCGTTTTTAGAATCAGTTAACGAAATTAAGCATCAACAGGGTTCTATGGTGTAGTGGTTAGCACTCTGGACTTTGAATCCAGCGACCTGGGTTCGACTCCCGGTAGgacctttttttaatttcccaATGCCTTTTTTATTGAATGCCTGGCCCAATTTCGTGTATAGGCCCATACCATAATCTTGGCATCGCCCACTCTGAAACTAGACTAGCccaaaagaaatattttgaaaaagagaGGAGGGAGAGAAGCAGAAATATTTCCTCAAAGAGAGCGACTTGGGTGTACGCAgaaaatgtgacttttgtgccaccaataaaAAGGTGACACCTTAGCCAATTATACAAAACTTacacttaaataaaaaacacaaccaCACTTGATTGTactaaataataaacaaaaaattgttttaaaataaaaacaaaatgaggaGGGGTGGCTCCGGCCCATGGGGTGGTCGCCTAGCCACCCCCAGTGAGTTATGGGGTGCATGTGGCCACCCCAACTGGATCAGCgtgccacccctaggccatggggtggccgcgccaTCCACTCCAGGCCAGGCCATCTTCTTTTTACTGAGTTCTCTCCAAAGTATCATTCCAAAGACCTATTACATTTTACATGCGGATAAATCAATCCACCAAAATTGTTCCAAAGAAATGGAACTAAAAGAAAGGAATCGATATCTCAGATGTAAGAACAAGTAAAAAAGATGGAGGCAAGAAACAAACAAGAATGTAGAAAGAATTGGAAAAACCAACGGAACCCCATCAATCCCCTTCCCCAAACCCCTCTAAACCAATCTGTACATGGCTATCAAATAATTCTCTGAGCCAAAGAATCACAACTAGTAACCCGAATGCCCAACCAATGCCGGAGGTGACATTATGGAGGAGAATCCAAAAAACTTATCCTTTGCTCTGTACGGCTTCCAAAGACTATCGAGGGGGCAGGATTTATTGGCATCTAGGCGAACCCAGGGCTTGCCCTTCCCACTCCAATGAAGCAAGCCCTGCCACCCCcaagccatggggtggccgcccaGCCATCCCTAGTCAATGGGGTGGTTGATCTTTTATTACAAagcatttttattcttttgttaaaaaaaaaaatgattaaacttGATATGATCAGgtggtttgattttattttgttattatgcTCTATACTAAGGTAGCAACTCCTCATTGGTGGACACAAAATGGAGGTTttctatataagttattctctttcCTCAATGACAAGTGTAACTCGGCTCCACAACTCCATTCTTTAGGCTGCTTGAGTAGGGCAAAATCCACCAATACCGACCGGTCCGGGTCGGGTCGGGTAAGACGTGATAATATGcgtttttttcccctttcaaaaatgaaaaaacccTAACTCCAGACTCCTCTCTGTGTCATTTTTGCTGCTGCCGGCCGCTCCCTTTTTAAAGTGTTCgtaaaaccaaacatttcttctttgttgtgctcTCTGATTCTGATTCTGATTCTGATTCGCTGATTGTCTAATTGTTTCTATCAGGTTTAGCGTTCCGGAGGCTGTCCCGTCGCCGTTCTCAAATTAGCTGCTGAAAAATTCAAAGCTCTGTCAACACCAACGGTTATTCCCTTTCCCTGGTTTTGCTTTGCATGTTCTTCACCATCTTACTTTTTAATGCGAAGTCAAAACTATAGAGGAAAGTTACAATTTAGACTGAAACTTCCATTGCTGGCTTAATTTTCTGTAATTCCGagctttttgttttgagaaacaCAGTTTTGTGCTTCTGGTCGTTCTGGGGGTGTTTTACACTGTTAAAAATGGAAGCTTTTGTTCgagatattttttttgataagtaatgaggAGTTGCACTCAATCTTTCCGCCAGATTTTGGAACTTCCCGTGTAAATTCATagtttggtttgaaaaattctttGTAGGTTTGCTTTTACCTCTATCAACTGGCTGCATTTTGGAATTATTGCCGTTGGCCCGTAAGTACTGTGCTGTTTGTGTTGTCATTTAGAATCAGTGAATCACCAGGATCACCCACACGGCAGTGCCACTCTGCAACAACACCACACTGCCATTATGACCATATATGTTGTTGCTTACTGTTGTCCACTGCTCCACTTTATTTACACCACCATCTCCACCATGTTGGCCTGTTAAAGCTGTAGTGTATATTATGTTGTGTGGTGTGTTACATTTGTGGGGCCATGCTTCTCTCCTTCTTCAATGCTGAAAATTGTATATGATAGTATTTGATGTCAGATATCATGCTGGAGAAATAGTTAAATGATGCATAAGGTTCACAATTATTTGCAGAACTTTGTTCTTactattgtttgtttgtttctttcagCTGACTGTATGGTCCATCCTCTGAATTTTTTCATATGGATGACTTACATCTCAGAAGATGAGAACACAGACAGAAATTTAGAAAATGAAGTTAGCATACTCATGGTTGTTGTCTTATTCTTTTGGTTTATAGCAGGTGGgggaaaaacaaaatgtttcTCAAAGTACAGTTGCCCTGGAATGTCATAATCCCTGCTGAAAACCTGGATGCAAAAGGATTGATGCTTCAACGGGCAATTATTATTCGCCTGTTGGGCGACTTTGCTGCCAGAAAGGCCACTAAGGATCTTGGATATTATCATGCTGTCACTACTCTGGATAGCATAGGAGAGGGAAGAGTCAGACAGCAAACGGGAGATGTTATCTTCCCAGTTGTTTTTAGCGCCATCACCTTCAAGCTGCACAAAGGAGAGATTTCGGAGGGGGTTGTCCACAAGGTTCTGAAGCATGGGGTCCTCTTGAAATGTGGGCcaatagaaaacatttttctcgCTCCCCGGAAAATGCCAGGTTACTGCTATGAGGGCGGGGAGAGTCCAGTGTTCCGGGACAAGCTATCGAAGATCGAAAAGGATGTTGTGGTTCGTTTCATTGTGATTGGAACAATGTGGTTGGAGGCGGATAGGGAATTTCAGGCACTGGTCAGTTTGGAGGGCGATTATCTAGGACCAATTTCTTAGTGTTAGGAAATGCTCACTCTGTATATGTGTAGACCTGCAAATATGTTTTTGAACCTTGTCAATGCTCATGCTGCCCTACTACTTCCAAGTCCTCCAATCAAACTTCATGTAAATCTCATTTTGGCATGTTTACAGCAGCTTCAAGTTTTCATCCGTTAGAAGGTAAAAACTTCTGGTAAATCGCATTTTGGCTGTCCAAATGTGGTGTTATTTTGTCAGCAGGCACACTTAATGGATATTATTGTGGCAGAttacaata
This genomic interval from Corylus avellana chromosome ca3, CavTom2PMs-1.0 contains the following:
- the LOC132175177 gene encoding DNA-directed RNA polymerase V subunit 7-like — encoded protein: MFLKVQLPWNVIIPAENLDAKGLMLQRAIIIRLLGDFAARKATKDLGYYHAVTTLDSIGEGRVRQQTGDVIFPVVFSAITFKLHKGEISEGVVHKVLKHGVLLKCGPIENIFLAPRKMPGYCYEGGESPVFRDKLSKIEKDVVVRFIVIGTMWLEADREFQALVSLEGDYLGPIS